The sequence GCGGGACGTCCGCTCGCGGGCGGAGGCGCTGGAGTACACGGTGTGGTTGCGGCGCCGCACCATTGAGCTGGCGGAGCGGGAGCAGCCCCTCGGCTCGGACGATCTCGCGTTGATGGCGTCGGTCGGGAGACAGCGAGCCGAGAAGGGGCTGTCCTTACGGTCGCATCAGCGACTGGTCGTCTCGCACACCAGCCTGATGCTCCGTGAGATCCAGGAAGCGACCGAGCCGGGTGACGGCGACGAACTGATGCGCCTGATGCGGTGGTTCGGGCCGCAGGGGACACGCGGCGGTGACGCCTACATGTCCGGTCACGTCGAGGGGCAGGGGCGCCGCGCGTCCATCGTCAGCCGCGTCCGGACGCTGACCGAAGCGCTGCTCGCCGACGATCCCGCCGCGTCGCACCTGGCGCACGGCGTCAATATGCGCGTTCACCCGGGCTACGTGGTGGCCGTGATCCGTCTCCCCGCTCACCCACGCCCCACCGTCGCCCGCCGAGAGGAGATCACCGAGGCTCTCGTACGGCGTCGCGGGGTGCCCGTCATGTGGCGTGACCCTGAGGAACTGGTGGCGCTGGCCCCTGGACACCCGGACCGGTCGCCGGGCACGGGCCAGTCGGTCGACACGGCGCCGGCGGTGATGGAGAGCCGCGCGCTCTCCCTGGTGCGCGACATCGCGGAAGGGGTGGGCGGCGCGTGCGCGATCGGCGTGAGCGCGGGCCCCGTCGGCGCGCTGGCCGAAGCCTTCACCCGAGCGCGTGCTGTCAGCCGGGTGGCCCCGATGCAGGACAGACCGCGTCGCCTGCACACGCTGGCCGATGTCTTCCTCGAACTCGGCGTCGCGCGGCTGCCGGAAGCCCAGGACTGGCTGCGGGACATCGGCAGGAGGCTCTCGGACGGGCCCGACCTCATCGCCACACTGGAAACCTACTATCGGAACGACATGAACCGGGTCCGAGCGGCCGTGGCGTTGAACGTCCACCCACGAACGCTCGACTACCGCTTACAGCGTGCCCGGGAACTCACCGGGATCCACCCTGGTTCCACCCATGGCGTACGGGTCCTGAGCGTCGCGGTGAACCGGGCACTGTCGGGGAGCTCACCGAGCTCGAACTGAGACGCGGAACGAACCGAGCGAAAGGCGCCTGACGGAGAACAGCCCGGTTCAGGCGCCTTTTCGTCCCCTTGGAAGAAGCCGAGAGAAGAAGCCGAGAGAAGAAGCCGAGCTTCTTTGCCGAGTACGACACCAGGAGGTTCTCCGTCTGCTGGTGGTACGGGCTCGCCATAGCCTCTGACCCGTGGCTACGAGCGAAAGCGCCTGCCGCTGAACCGAGTTGGCCCGCACCTGGTCCGGATCTTGGTCCGACCTGTTGCGTTGGCGTGCGAGGCCCGGAATCCGAAATGACGCAAGTAGCCGGAACTGTCTTGGGGTGCCTGTTGTGGCGGGGACCTCGTATCGGAGCGGTCAGTTGCGACGGTCATCGTTGACCTGCTTCGGCGACATCGATTGCGTAGTCGGCCCTGAGTGTGTAGCCAGCGAAGCCGACTCAGCGCCAGGACCCGGTTGTCTGAACAGATCAAGGTCAGGACCCGGCTGCTGGGATCACCGCAGCCGGGTCACCGTGCACACGGCGTGGGCGCGTTGTCAGGTGTCGGTGCTCTTACCGGCTGCGGGGCCTGGGTACCGAGCGCGGACCGACGCCGGGGAGGCGTACACCACGGTGGTTCTCGACGCCGAGGTGGAGGTGCTGGCGGGAAGGCCAAGGCCCGCAGCCGCGCCTGTATGGCCGACGATGGCTCCTCGTACCAAAGTGCCGCGCGTTCGAGATCGTCAGCCGACGGCACGGCCTGGATCGGCGGGCCTGCGCCGTACTCCGCCAACAGGTGCAGCAGCAAGACCCTGCGCCGCAGGTAGGACCACCCGCGAGTGTCACCGTGCCCGGGATGTTGAAGGACGTCACAGACCGAAGCGCGCAGGTTCGCAGATCCCCGGACCACCCTGCGCACGAACCCGTCCGTTGTTCGGTTCATTCTGCCCAGCCGGGCCGCGAGTTCGCGTGGGCGCGGTCGTCAGGGGCGTGAGGAACGGCGGATGGTCGTCACGCCCTGGAGCAGCGGCGGCCGGACGTACCCGGATACACCGCCACCCCAGACCCGCCCAAAGATCCAGATCAGGCGATCAGACGCAGGTTCCGACCCGCCCTTCGGCAACACCGCCAACAGATCAGTAAGCGGCGGCATCGCCCGCACTGCGACGGCAGCGCGTGGTGTCGCATCCCGCATGCCGTGCTCTGCCCGCGCCGTAACCTCACCTGCCGGGTGAGCCCGGCCCGGAGGGGGGCTCCGGAGGCCGCCGGGCCTCGCGAACCGTCGTCCGGCCTCGGCTCCCCGCGCCCGGTTACCCGCTTCGTCTACTTAGTCACCTTGATCCCCTCGTACGCGGTGGACTTCGGCGCCAGGCAGACGAACCAGTCGTAGGGCGAGTGCTTGGGGCTGTGGATGACCGGAACACCGGCATTCGCCCCGGTGGACGCGGACGCACGTCCCACCTTGGTGGATGTGCCGTCCTTCCAGGTGCAGGTGACCTCCCGGGCGGTCTTGGCGACCTGGCCGATCACCAGGCGCGGGGCCGTGTCGTTTTCGGGGAGCAGCGGGAGCGTGACGGCCCCGTACTCGCCGCCGGACAGGACGTCGTCCTCGGGTAGCGCCATGTCCGCGGTCTGGGTGGTCCTCGCCTCTTCACCGGTGACCCGGTGCACGAAGTGCGCGACCTTGCCCACCAGTTCGGAGGCCGTGGAGACGTCCTCCGGGTGCTCGCCGAACTTGGCCATCGCCGCCAGGGTGGCCTGGGCCTCCGCCGTGTCCGCCGGAGCCTTCCACACGTCGATGTACACCCTCCACGGCACTCCCGCGTCGGTGCCGCTCGCCAGGGTCGTCCGCATGTGCGGCTCGGACGCCTCCGCGCTGGCGGCCGGCCGGCTTGCCGGCGACGCCCCCCGGTCCCCGTCACCGGACAGTCCCGTCAGCGCCAGAGCGCCCGTGGAGCCGGCCACGACCAGGGTGGTGGTCGCCACGACCGCCCAGCGACGGGCCTTGCGGCGGCGACCGCCGCGAATCAGGGCCTGGGCGGGGGCTGTGCCGATCT is a genomic window of Streptomyces sp. NBC_00414 containing:
- a CDS encoding PucR family transcriptional regulator, whose amino-acid sequence is MGNLFTRLMTRVDANARHAMDVYRQGVREYEVLERDVRSRAEALEYTVWLRRRTIELAEREQPLGSDDLALMASVGRQRAEKGLSLRSHQRLVVSHTSLMLREIQEATEPGDGDELMRLMRWFGPQGTRGGDAYMSGHVEGQGRRASIVSRVRTLTEALLADDPAASHLAHGVNMRVHPGYVVAVIRLPAHPRPTVARREEITEALVRRRGVPVMWRDPEELVALAPGHPDRSPGTGQSVDTAPAVMESRALSLVRDIAEGVGGACAIGVSAGPVGALAEAFTRARAVSRVAPMQDRPRRLHTLADVFLELGVARLPEAQDWLRDIGRRLSDGPDLIATLETYYRNDMNRVRAAVALNVHPRTLDYRLQRARELTGIHPGSTHGVRVLSVAVNRALSGSSPSSN
- a CDS encoding DUF6083 domain-containing protein, with translation MRRRFRPALRQHRQQISKRRHRPHCDGSAWCRIPHAVLCPRRNLTCRVSPARRGAPEAAGPREPSSGLGSPRPVTRFVYLVTLIPSYAVDFGARQTNQS